The following coding sequences are from one Ornithodoros turicata isolate Travis chromosome 1, ASM3712646v1, whole genome shotgun sequence window:
- the LOC135383477 gene encoding uncharacterized protein LOC135383477 produces MAHIFGNHVAASVFTLSTFHQLPPDAIHTARFVEHVDRLFDTLNSSHLHGKTKYSSAIQQGSAHKDFLLECLSEYEKITVPGCKRPPPCIRGVCLTMTSVLQLSEDLRNSGILYLLTRRLNQDALENTSCIIRTKCGSNPDSSCIQFQAATRHLLLGQLFKTTQCSNCAEDVDSLLAAIPIGPNCMSRLGCSAARHITDDVIMAPSESPSPLGSNRTTFFAGWFGAKFLGAHTCPSEQKCKLLEDNATFQDSSQLILFFVCVKNVDSTDFGKLSVPLPAFATFVGACEEAFKANVKTFFTSQGVRSKLCEVLDTLAPKTLSLCSSSVYDDLFHIFLRVRLFWFARHRNEEVRNSTLRQEALQQAVRLSS; encoded by the coding sequence ATGGCACATATCTTCGGCAACCATGTTGCAGCCTCAGTGTTCACCCTATCCACTTTCCACCAGCTACCACCTGATGCCATCCACACAGCCAGATTTGTTGAGCACGTCGACCGTCTCTTCGACACTCTTAACAGTAGCCACCTGCACGGCAAGACGAAATATTCTTCGGCAATACAACAGGGGTCTGCTCACAAGGACTTCTTGCTGGAGTGCCTGTCCGAGTATGAGAAGATTACAGTTCCTGGATGCAAGAGACCTCCCCCGTGTATCCGTGGCGTCTGCTTAACCATGACTTCCGTGCTTCAGCTCAGCGAAGACCTGCGAAACTCTGGCATACTGTACCTCCTCACTCGAAGGCTGAACCAGGATGCACTCGAAAACACCTCCTGCATAATTAGGACAAAGTGTGGAAGCAACCCTGACTCCAGCTGCATTCAGTTCCAGGCAGCAACAAGGCATCTGCTACTCGGACAACTTTTTAAGACTACGCAGTGCTCCAACTGTGCTGAAGACGTGGACTCCCTCCTGGCGGCAATACCTATTGGTCCTAACTGCATGAGCAGACTTGGGTGTTCTGCTGCCAGGCACATCACTGACGATGTCATCATGGCACCCAGTGAGTCGCCATCACCGCTAGGGTCCAACAGAACAACATTCTTCGCAGGGTGGTTTGGTGCAAAATTTCTCGGTGCTCACACTTGTCCCTCTGAGCAGAAATGCAAACTGCTGGAAGAcaatgccacatttcaggacagtagccaactaatacttttttttgtgtgtgtaaagaatgtggacagtactgactttggaaAGCTTTcagttcctcttcctgcctttgcgacgtttgtgggtgcgtgcGAGGAGGCCTTCAAAGCAAACGTCAAGACATTCTtcacctcccaaggggtcaggtccaagctgtgtgaagtgttggacacacttgcgccaaagacattgagtttaTGTTCTTCATCAGTGTATGATGATTTATTTCACATTTTTCTTAGGGTgcgactgttctggtttgcacgacataggaatgaggaagtacgaaatagtacgttacgtcaagaggcactgcagcaggcagtgAGACTAAGTTCATAA